In Lolium perenne isolate Kyuss_39 chromosome 5, Kyuss_2.0, whole genome shotgun sequence, the sequence TTTGTATGTTTATGTCACCTTTATAATTGAACTTCGTTGCCCCATATAAAATGGGTAGATGAACACAAATAATAATCCTATTGTTATTATAATATAAAGATCCACCTGTAAGATGCACAAACTCGTGTAGTAAACAGCATCACTGGCAGTCAGCAGTTAAGGATATAAATAAATTCGTTCATAGCAAACTAAACCCCACAAAGTTGCAATTAAACCCTCATAAAAGCTTTTCATTTCTTTCGCCTCCCTGCCACTCCCCTCTGTCCACTGCCGCTATTTAACACTTCGCGCTACCGCCcccaacctctctctctctcgttgtcCATTTTTTTACCCAGCTCCTGCACCCACCCGAGAACAAGAATTCGATCCCATTCCAATTCCACCCACTTGCGCGGCGAATTTCACCGCTGATTCGGCCGACAGCGATGGCCTCTTCCGCCGACGAGGGCTTACCGCCGCTGACGCCGATCAAGACGGCGCCTTTGGCTCCCCCTTCGCCGTCCACCGCTGATGCCGCCTCTAGCGCTCCGTCCCAGGCGACGTCGACGACGACCACGCTAGTTTCGGCAGCAGAGGAGGACACAACGAAGCCGGCGATGGAGGATCAGAAGGACCCGGCGACTCCCACGTCGGAGGAGACCAGGCTCCGGTCACCCGCGGTGTGCCCTCCGGCGCCGCGCAAGCCGCCTGTGCCTCGTCTGCCGGCCCTGAAGCGGAAGTCGCGGCCTACTTT encodes:
- the LOC127302220 gene encoding uncharacterized protein, with translation MASSADEGLPPLTPIKTAPLAPPSPSTADAASSAPSQATSTTTTLVSAAEEDTTKPAMEDQKDPATPTSEETRLRSPAVCPPAPRKPPVPRLPALKRKSRPTFTTTPTARACFIVPRDLTAVFRAMPMPPEKRIRAS